The genomic window TAAGTAGAATTCGGATGGAGAAGCGGGTTATGCTGACGCCTTTCAATACCTCCTTCCTTTGCATTGCGGCAATATTCCTGGCAATGGCTTTGGGAGCGCTTCGCGTTGACTGGGGCGCCTCAGAGAAGCAATCCGTCGGCAAAGATCTTTTTCCTCTGAGCTATCCCTTCACCGCCATCCCCACAAGATCTACTCAGTTAATTATTGCGTCAGGCAATCAAGGGTCCGTCTCTGTGTGCCTTCTCGAAAGGGAAGGCACATGGTGGAAGATGCCCTCCCCTCCCATGCCGGCAGCGATCGGCCGAAACGGCTTTGCCGGTCCGGGCAAGAAGAAAGAGGGCGACGGCAAAACGCCTTCAGGCATTTACCCTCTCGAGTTCGCTTTCGGCTACTCCCCGAAGATCGATTCAAAAATGCCCTATCGACAGGCCCTGGAGCATGACGTGTGGGTGGATGACCCCCTTTCCCCCGATTATAACCAATGGATGGAAAAAGATCGGACCACCGCCGCTTCCTTTGAAGAGCTCCGGAGGCGAGACCACCTCTACAAGTACGGCCTCGTCATAGGATACAACAGGAACCCCGTAGTGAAAGGTCTGGGGAGCGCCATATTCGTCCACCTCTGGAAGAAGCCCGGAGAGGCTACGTCAGGATGCGTGGCCCTATCGGAAAAGGACATGCTCCGTATCCTGGATTGGCTCGACCCTGGAAAAGAGCCGCTTATTGTTCTGGGAACCGAACGTACAATCGCCGCGATAGTCACGCAGGAACCACGGTAACGGATATCTGCCGCTTTGTCTCACCCGAGGATGAAATCGCCTCTTTCGAATAGCTTCACGCAGGCGTCGACCACCGAGGCGTCGTAGAGAGCGCCCCTATTGCCCGATATCTCTCTCAGGGCCATCTTAATACCCAGGGCAGGTCTGTACGGTCTATGGGATGCCATGGATTCGACTACGTCGGCCACCGCAAGGATCCGCGCCTCCAATATAAGGGCCTCTCCTTTGATGCCTTCTGGATATCCGGAGCCGTCAAGTCTCTCGTGGTGCTGCAGCACCGCTACATTGACGGGCCACGGAAATTCGATATCCTTTAAAATATTGTAGCCTACCTGAGGGTGGACCTTTATCATGCTGTACTCAAGGTCGTTAAGCTGTCCCGGCTTGGACAGTATCTCCGCCGGTACGACTATTTTCCCGATATCATGGAGGAAGCCGATAACCTGCAACCCCTCCAGCCTGTCTTCCGACCAGCCCAGTTCGTTGCCTATCGCGCAGGCAAGCTGTGCCACGCGCCTTTGATGGCCCGCCGTATAAGGATCCCGCATCTCTATAGTCGTGGCGAGGGCCCTCACCGTGCTGTCGAGGGTCTTCCTCAGGCTTTCATAACTTTCCCTCAATGCCTCATTCGCCCGTTTACGTTCCGTGATATCTTCCGCATTGCCTTCGTAATAGAGAATGGCGCCCTTCCCGTCACGTACCGCTCGGGCGCTCAGGTCGATCCATATCTCTGTGCCGTCCACGCGAGATGCCTTTGTCTCCAAATGAAGCACCGATCCCTGCGCGGCGATTACCTCCGAGAATGCCGCCCCCTCGTCCGTGCCCGTGGAATACTGAACACGACCGGCATGGACCGTCTCTTTCATCTCCTCTGCCGAATCATACCCGAACATACGTGCGAAGGCGGGATTGACACTCAAAAACATGCCGTCGGGGGCATACTGGAATAACCCTTCCATTGCATTTTCGAATATGGAGCGGTAGTTTTCTTCCGATTTAACCAAGGCTTCCTCGATCTTTTTCCGCTCTATGATCTCCTCTTCGAGGACGAGCGTCTTTTCCTTCACCCTCTCTTCGAGATGGTTATTCAGCTTTCTCAGCTCGAGCCTCGTCTGCTCGAGGTTCTTGTTCTGATGGAGCATATTCTGATACGTGGAGAGAAGAAAGTTTACGATCTTTTGGGGCTCCACTGAAATCGTGCGGGTGTCATCCCCCACGCCCATCTTCACCACTGCCTTGATTCCGTTGGGCCCCTGAGGCACTCCGGCGCCCTTCCTTCCCAGTATTGTCTCTATGGTCAATAAAAGCAATTTCTCGTCATAGGGCTTTGTCAGGTAAAAGTCGGCGCCCGCTTCAAGACCCTGTATCACGTCCCTCAGCTCCGACATGGAAGTGAGCAGGATGACGGGAATGTTCTGGAGCCTTTTATCGGCTTTAATGGCACGGCAGAATTCGTAGCCGTTCATCTTCGGCATCCATACATCGCTGATGATGAGGTCAGGCCTTGTCTTTGCCAACTCATACAGCCCCTGCAGCCCGTTTTCCGCCGCACGTACCGCATAGCCTGCCGCGCTTAGTATTCCTCTCAGCAGCTCGGCCTGGGCCTTGCTATCCTCGGCGAACAAGATTTCCGCTTTACGATTTTCCATTCTGTCTCTTACCAGCGTGGGTATTCACGACTCCTGGATTGAGCTCCATCCATCCTATACCTGCAGGAAAGGAGTGGATAAGGAGCACCCGGTATACAAAATGTTTTCGTCTGTTGAAAGAAAATCTTTAGAATATGGTGGGCACGATCAGTCCGAATTCCCGCCGGCGACCACGGCGTATTCGAATCCGTCGAGCAGGGCAATAAAGGATGCCATGTTGATATTCGGGGAGATGGCGGTGACGCTCCATATCTCAGTGCCGTCCGTAAATATGACCGACACTTCGACCTGCGCGGCGGTGCCTGTCCTGGATTCATGTATACGCGAAGAATAGTCGACGAGCTTGA from Syntrophorhabdaceae bacterium includes these protein-coding regions:
- a CDS encoding HD domain-containing phosphohydrolase, translated to MENRKAEILFAEDSKAQAELLRGILSAAGYAVRAAENGLQGLYELAKTRPDLIISDVWMPKMNGYEFCRAIKADKRLQNIPVILLTSMSELRDVIQGLEAGADFYLTKPYDEKLLLLTIETILGRKGAGVPQGPNGIKAVVKMGVGDDTRTISVEPQKIVNFLLSTYQNMLHQNKNLEQTRLELRKLNNHLEERVKEKTLVLEEEIIERKKIEEALVKSEENYRSIFENAMEGLFQYAPDGMFLSVNPAFARMFGYDSAEEMKETVHAGRVQYSTGTDEGAAFSEVIAAQGSVLHLETKASRVDGTEIWIDLSARAVRDGKGAILYYEGNAEDITERKRANEALRESYESLRKTLDSTVRALATTIEMRDPYTAGHQRRVAQLACAIGNELGWSEDRLEGLQVIGFLHDIGKIVVPAEILSKPGQLNDLEYSMIKVHPQVGYNILKDIEFPWPVNVAVLQHHERLDGSGYPEGIKGEALILEARILAVADVVESMASHRPYRPALGIKMALREISGNRGALYDASVVDACVKLFERGDFILG
- a CDS encoding L,D-transpeptidase family protein, with the translated sequence MEKRVMLTPFNTSFLCIAAIFLAMALGALRVDWGASEKQSVGKDLFPLSYPFTAIPTRSTQLIIASGNQGSVSVCLLEREGTWWKMPSPPMPAAIGRNGFAGPGKKKEGDGKTPSGIYPLEFAFGYSPKIDSKMPYRQALEHDVWVDDPLSPDYNQWMEKDRTTAASFEELRRRDHLYKYGLVIGYNRNPVVKGLGSAIFVHLWKKPGEATSGCVALSEKDMLRILDWLDPGKEPLIVLGTERTIAAIVTQEPR